From the Tachyglossus aculeatus isolate mTacAcu1 chromosome 21, mTacAcu1.pri, whole genome shotgun sequence genome, one window contains:
- the LOC119942074 gene encoding zinc finger protein 79-like, which produces GKSLGHWSDLAVHQSSHSSEKPNACPECGKSFRQPSALVQHRRTHTGERPYKCTQCLRSFGRSSTLIQHQRTHTGEKPFKCPDCPKTFGRRSNLVQHRRTHTGERPYKCAECEKTFGLSSTLLQHQIIHTGEKPYRCEACGKAFNRPSNLTNHRRTHTGERPYACPDCGKAFCESSTLLQHRRTHTGERPYGCPDCGKRFGLSSTLTQHQITHSGERPYDCPRCGKAFGLSSSLLRHQRTHAAEKPSPRRTDPGEGDPRDLGLGAGEGPPGKRPQGRPFRRTGRGRGCSRSGPRRPSRPGGKGLVASARPVRRGNLGARRTHTGNCHQAFGRTSELA; this is translated from the coding sequence GGGAAGAGCCTCGGCCACTGGTCCGACCTGGCGGTCCACCAGTCCTCCCATTCCAGCGAGAAGCCCAACGCCTGCCCGGAGTGCGGGAAGAGTTTCCGGCAGCCCTCCGCTCTCGTCCAGCATCGGCGGACCCACACGGGGGAGAGGCCCTACAAATGCACCCAGTGTCTCCGGTCGTTCGGCCGCAGCTCCACTCTCATCCAGCACCAGCGGACTCACACGGGGGAGAAGCCCTTCAAGTGCCCCGACTGCCCCAAGACCTTCGGCCGGCGCTCCAATCTGGTCCAGCACCGGAGGACgcacacgggcgagcggccctacAAGTGCGCCGAGTGCGAGAAGACCTTCGGCCTCAGCTCCACGCTCCTCCAGCACCAGATCATCCACACGGGGGAGAAGCCCTACAGGTGCGAGGCCTGTGGCAAGGCCTTCAACCGCCCCTCCAACCTGACCAACCACCGGCGCACCCACACCGGTGAGCGGCCCTACGCCTGCCCCGACTGCGGCAAGGCCTTCTGCGAGAGCTCCACTTTGCTCCAGCACCGCCGAACGCACACGGGGGAGAGGCCCTACGGATGCCCCGACTGCGGGAAGAGGTTCGGCCTCAGCTCCACCCTGACCCAACACCAGATCACCCACAGCGGCGAGCGGCCCTACGACTGCCCCCGCTGCGGGAAGGCCTTCGGCCTCAGCTCCAGCCTCCTCCGCCACCAGCGCACTCACGCCGCCGAAAAGCCGTCGCCCCGACGGACCGACCCCGGGGAGGGGGACCCCCGGGACCTcggcctgggggctggggagggtccgCCCGGGAAGCGACCCCAGGGGAGACCCTTCCGCCGCACTGGCCGCGGGCGGGGATGCTCCCGGAGCGGGCCGCGCCGGCCCAGCCGGCCAGGCGGGAAGGGCCTCGTGGCCTCCGCCCGCCCCGTCCGACGCGGCAACCTTGGGGCACGGAGGACGCACACGGGCAACTGCCACCAGGCCTTCGGCCGGACCTCCGAACTCGCATAG